Proteins encoded together in one Shewanella oneidensis MR-1 window:
- a CDS encoding ClbS/DfsB family four-helix bundle protein: MSSVPQSKQELELAIHSVFPKLMADYRSIPAQMSRVCSIDGNIQGTQISVCDTVAYLIGWGKLVLKWYELTSQTLPVDFPDTGYKWNQLELLADRFHQEYHQWQYSDLLNEYELTMAKLLTLIASLSVQQLYGIAWYDKWTLGRMIQFNTYSPMKNMRTKVRRFKKDNALK, translated from the coding sequence ATGTCATCTGTACCCCAATCAAAACAAGAGCTTGAATTGGCTATTCACTCAGTCTTTCCCAAATTGATGGCAGACTATCGTTCAATCCCAGCCCAAATGTCCCGCGTGTGCAGCATTGACGGAAACATCCAAGGTACACAAATTAGCGTCTGCGATACTGTTGCGTACCTTATTGGCTGGGGTAAATTAGTACTCAAATGGTACGAACTCACATCGCAAACCCTACCCGTTGATTTTCCTGATACGGGATATAAATGGAATCAACTGGAATTGCTAGCAGATCGGTTTCACCAAGAATATCACCAATGGCAATATTCTGATTTACTTAATGAATATGAACTGACCATGGCCAAACTGCTAACGCTGATTGCGAGCCTCAGTGTTCAGCAACTGTACGGCATCGCTTGGTACGATAAATGGACATTGGGCCGTATGATCCAGTTCAACACTTACTCCCCAATGAAAAACATGCGTACCAAAGTACGACGATTCAAAAAAGATAATGCATTAAAGTAA
- the panP gene encoding pyridoxal-dependent aspartate 1-decarboxylase PanP, with amino-acid sequence MTQKLPRQATASEESLMRIFTVPEDADSTLSIIEQKLSEDLAGFLGDSIAALEKPLSEIETDFQTFEIPNQPRFVSDYTDEIMQNLVAHSVHTAAPSFIGHMTSALPYFVLPLSKMMVGLNQNLVKIETSKAFTPLERQVLGMMHHLIYAQHDDFYRNWMHSANHSLGAFCSGGTVANITALWIARNQLLKADGDFKGVTREGLIKALRHYDYDDLAILVSERGHYSLGKAVDLLGIGRDNIISIPTDADNKVDVTQMRKIAVELAHKRIKVMAIVGVAGTTETGNIDPLKQLAALASELNCHFHVDAAWGGASLLSNKYRHLLDGVELADSVTIDAHKQMYVPMGAGMVLFKNPEFAHAIAHHAEYILRRGSKDLGSQTLEGSRPGMAMLVHACLQIIGRDGYEILINNSLEKARYFAEQIDAHPDFELVTAPELCLLTYRYVPASVQAAMQVAIEQGDKAKLERFNEQLDGLTQFIQKHQREQGKSFVSRTRIQPARYFRQPTVVFRVVLANPLTSHEILNQVLIEQGEIATLDKEFLPALLAMVAE; translated from the coding sequence ATGACCCAAAAACTCCCTCGCCAAGCCACCGCGTCTGAAGAAAGCCTGATGCGGATTTTCACTGTGCCCGAAGATGCAGATTCCACCTTAAGCATTATCGAGCAGAAGCTTTCCGAGGATTTAGCAGGCTTTTTGGGTGACAGTATTGCCGCGCTAGAAAAGCCGCTATCAGAGATCGAAACCGATTTTCAAACCTTTGAAATTCCAAACCAGCCGCGTTTTGTCTCCGACTATACCGACGAAATCATGCAAAACTTGGTGGCGCATTCGGTGCATACGGCGGCGCCGAGTTTTATTGGCCATATGACCTCGGCATTGCCCTATTTTGTGTTGCCACTGTCGAAAATGATGGTGGGGCTGAATCAAAACTTGGTCAAAATCGAAACGTCCAAGGCTTTTACCCCGCTTGAGCGCCAAGTGCTCGGGATGATGCATCATTTAATTTACGCTCAACACGATGATTTTTATCGTAATTGGATGCACAGCGCCAATCATTCCCTTGGCGCATTTTGCTCCGGCGGCACGGTCGCTAACATCACGGCCCTGTGGATTGCCCGTAACCAATTACTTAAGGCCGATGGCGACTTTAAAGGCGTCACCCGCGAAGGCTTAATCAAGGCGCTGCGTCACTATGACTATGATGATTTAGCGATTCTTGTCTCCGAGCGCGGTCACTATTCATTAGGTAAAGCAGTCGATCTGCTCGGTATTGGTCGCGACAATATCATCAGTATCCCAACCGATGCTGATAACAAGGTTGATGTCACCCAAATGCGTAAGATCGCAGTTGAACTTGCACATAAACGCATTAAAGTCATGGCGATTGTGGGTGTGGCTGGCACAACAGAGACGGGCAATATCGACCCGCTTAAGCAGCTTGCGGCATTAGCAAGTGAGTTAAACTGTCACTTCCATGTGGATGCGGCTTGGGGCGGCGCGAGCTTATTATCCAATAAATACCGCCATTTACTCGATGGTGTTGAACTCGCAGATTCGGTCACCATCGATGCCCATAAGCAAATGTATGTCCCCATGGGCGCGGGTATGGTGCTATTTAAAAATCCTGAGTTTGCCCATGCGATTGCCCACCACGCCGAATATATTTTGCGCCGAGGCTCCAAGGATTTAGGCAGCCAAACGCTTGAAGGCTCACGCCCCGGCATGGCGATGTTAGTGCATGCCTGCTTACAGATTATCGGTCGCGATGGCTACGAAATTCTTATCAATAACAGCCTTGAAAAAGCGCGTTATTTTGCCGAGCAAATCGACGCGCACCCCGATTTTGAGTTAGTCACCGCGCCAGAGCTGTGCCTGCTCACCTATCGTTATGTTCCAGCGAGTGTGCAGGCGGCGATGCAAGTGGCGATTGAACAAGGTGATAAAGCAAAGCTTGAGCGCTTTAATGAGCAACTCGATGGCCTGACCCAATTTATTCAAAAACACCAGCGCGAACAGGGCAAATCCTTTGTCTCGCGCACCCGCATTCAACCCGCCCGCTACTTTAGACAACCCACAGTGGTGTTTCGCGTCGTATTAGCTAATCCCTTGACTAGCCATGAGATTCTGAATCAAGTGCTTATCGAGCAAGGCGAAATTGCCACATTGGATAAAGAGTTTTTACCCGCACTATTAGCTATGGTCGCTGAATAG
- a CDS encoding sugar diacid recognition domain-containing protein — MYLLDSTIAKKIVSRTMKIIGHNINVMNGQGVILGSGDPKRIGSTHEGALLAIAQNRNVELSDEVASGLHGVKPGINLPLHYQGQIIGVIGITGAPDELAHYGELLKMTAEMIVEQANQQDKLQWENRQREEFILQLIKANTDDEQLQRWAKQLDIDINLPRVAAIIEISEKLSAPIHKTASLINAAASESSVDERNPRVSETLKQVLHLLQNPDRGNLIAMTSMSQLVILKPAFLDGKQWDPELENQRIDKLLQRLPAQMGLHFKIALGHFFPEKGGIARSYQTAQETLNLGKQLNPEGTKYLFEDYSLQVLLSGLKHDWRGQALASPYQQLTQADKNGQLRKTLAAYITHFGDAQQCANALFIHRNTLRYRLDKIQQLTQTDIQSLHGLLSLYLGQLLDTSANPR, encoded by the coding sequence ATGTATCTGCTCGATTCAACCATCGCCAAAAAAATTGTCAGTCGCACGATGAAAATTATCGGGCACAATATTAATGTAATGAATGGTCAGGGCGTCATCTTAGGTTCGGGCGATCCAAAACGTATCGGCTCAACCCATGAGGGCGCTTTGCTCGCGATTGCCCAAAATCGCAATGTGGAATTGAGTGACGAAGTCGCCTCTGGCTTACATGGCGTTAAACCTGGCATCAACCTCCCCTTGCATTACCAAGGGCAAATCATCGGTGTAATTGGAATTACAGGTGCTCCTGATGAGTTAGCCCATTATGGCGAGCTACTGAAAATGACTGCAGAGATGATTGTCGAGCAAGCCAATCAGCAGGACAAATTGCAGTGGGAAAATCGCCAGCGGGAAGAATTTATTCTGCAACTTATCAAGGCGAACACCGATGATGAGCAGTTGCAGCGCTGGGCAAAACAACTCGATATTGATATTAACCTTCCACGAGTAGCTGCCATTATCGAGATCAGTGAAAAGCTGTCTGCGCCCATCCATAAAACCGCATCGCTTATCAATGCAGCAGCTAGCGAATCAAGTGTTGATGAGCGTAATCCAAGGGTCAGTGAAACCCTCAAACAAGTGCTGCATTTACTGCAAAATCCCGACCGAGGCAACCTAATTGCCATGACGTCGATGTCGCAACTGGTGATCCTAAAACCCGCCTTTTTAGATGGCAAACAATGGGACCCCGAGCTTGAAAACCAACGTATCGATAAGTTATTGCAACGTTTACCAGCGCAAATGGGTTTACATTTTAAAATAGCCCTCGGCCACTTCTTCCCCGAAAAAGGCGGCATTGCTCGCTCTTATCAAACCGCCCAAGAGACTTTGAACTTAGGTAAACAGCTAAACCCTGAAGGCACAAAATACCTGTTTGAGGATTATTCCTTACAAGTGTTGCTCTCTGGGCTTAAACATGACTGGCGTGGACAAGCACTAGCAAGTCCCTATCAACAACTGACTCAAGCCGACAAAAATGGTCAGCTTCGCAAAACCTTAGCCGCTTATATCACCCACTTTGGTGATGCGCAGCAATGTGCCAACGCCCTGTTTATCCACCGAAATACCTTAAGATACCGTCTAGATAAAATTCAACAATTAACCCAAACCGATATTCAATCCTTGCATGGCTTATTGAGTTTGTATCTAGGGCAACTGCTTGATACTTCAGCAAACCCAAGGTAA
- a CDS encoding GntP family permease: MNLVLILIGVIAFIVIATSKFKLHPFLTLILAAFIAAFAYGLPSGDIAKTITTGFGNILGYIGLVIVLGTIIGIILEKSGAAITMADVVIKVLGKRFPTLTMSIIGYIVSIPVFCDSGFVILNSLKQSMANRMQVSSVSMSVALATGLYATHTFVPPTPGPIAAAGNLGLESNLGLVIGVGLFVAAVASFAGMLWANRFAGVEPDGEGAEELKAQANDFESLKQSYGTLPSPLKAFAPIFVPILLICLGSVANFPSAPFGKEGLFSLLVFLGQPVNALLIGLFLSALLLKSTNKIAEFSERISQGLVAAAPIILITGAGGAFGAVLKATPIGDFLGSSLSALGVGIFMPFIVAAALKSAQGSSTVALVATSALVAPMLGDIGLGSEMGRVLTVMAIGAGAMTVSHANDSFFWVVTQFSRMSVTQAYKAQTMATLIQGVTSMLAVYVLSLVLL, encoded by the coding sequence ATGAACTTAGTGCTCATCCTCATCGGCGTGATTGCATTTATTGTTATCGCGACCTCAAAATTTAAGCTCCATCCATTTTTAACTTTAATTCTAGCCGCCTTTATTGCCGCCTTCGCCTATGGTTTACCCAGTGGCGATATTGCCAAAACCATTACCACAGGCTTTGGTAATATTCTCGGTTATATCGGCCTTGTGATCGTGCTCGGGACGATTATCGGCATCATTCTCGAAAAAAGTGGCGCCGCCATTACCATGGCAGATGTGGTGATTAAAGTGTTGGGTAAACGCTTCCCAACACTCACTATGTCGATTATCGGCTATATAGTGTCCATTCCGGTGTTTTGTGACTCGGGTTTCGTGATCTTAAACTCGCTCAAACAATCCATGGCCAACCGCATGCAAGTCTCTAGCGTGTCCATGAGCGTGGCCTTAGCGACGGGTTTATACGCGACACACACCTTTGTCCCCCCGACACCAGGCCCTATCGCAGCGGCGGGTAACTTAGGCTTAGAGTCAAATTTAGGCTTAGTAATAGGTGTCGGTTTATTTGTTGCTGCTGTTGCCTCGTTTGCAGGTATGTTGTGGGCCAACCGCTTTGCAGGGGTTGAACCCGATGGTGAAGGCGCAGAAGAACTCAAAGCCCAAGCAAATGACTTTGAATCCTTAAAACAAAGCTATGGCACACTCCCCAGTCCATTAAAGGCTTTTGCCCCGATTTTTGTGCCTATTCTATTAATTTGTTTGGGTTCTGTTGCTAATTTCCCTTCTGCGCCATTCGGAAAAGAAGGTCTGTTTAGCCTATTAGTGTTCCTCGGCCAACCCGTAAACGCGCTATTGATTGGCCTGTTCCTATCCGCGCTGTTACTGAAAAGTACCAACAAAATCGCCGAGTTTAGCGAGCGCATTAGCCAAGGCTTAGTTGCGGCAGCCCCCATCATTTTGATCACCGGTGCCGGAGGTGCCTTTGGCGCTGTATTAAAAGCAACACCCATAGGCGACTTTTTAGGCAGCTCATTATCGGCGCTCGGCGTTGGGATTTTCATGCCCTTTATCGTCGCTGCAGCGCTGAAATCGGCCCAAGGTTCATCAACGGTCGCCCTGGTCGCAACCTCGGCCTTAGTCGCTCCGATGCTGGGCGATATTGGTCTTGGCAGCGAAATGGGCCGCGTACTGACAGTCATGGCGATTGGTGCAGGCGCCATGACCGTCTCCCACGCTAACGACAGTTTCTTCTGGGTTGTAACTCAATTTAGCCGTATGAGTGTTACGCAGGCCTATAAAGCCCAAACCATGGCGACCCTGATCCAAGGCGTCACCTCCATGCTGGCCGTGTATGTACTAAGCTTAGTGCTGCTCTAA
- a CDS encoding MtrB/PioB family decaheme-associated outer membrane protein, which translates to MKFKLNLITLALLANTGLAVAADGYGLANANTEKVKLSAWSCKGCVVETGTSGTVGVGVGYNSEEDIRSANAFGTSNEVAGKFDADLNFKGEKGYRASVDAYQLGMDGGRLDVNAGKQGQYNVNVNYRQIATYDSNSALSPYAGIGGNNLTLPDNWITAGSSNQMPLLMDSLNALELSLKRERTGLGFEYQGESLWSTYVNYMREEKTGLKQASGSFFNQSMMLAEPVDYTTDTIEAGVKLKGDRWFTALSYNGSIFKNEYNQLDFENAFNPTFGAQTQGTMALDPDNQSHTVSLMGQYNDGSNALSGRILTGQMSQDQALVTDNYRYANQLNTDAVDAKVDLLGMNLKVVSKVSNDLRLTGSYDYYDRDNNTQVEEWTQISINNVNGKVAYNTPYDNRTQRFKVAADYRITRDIKLDGGYDFKRDQRDYQDRETTDENTVWARLRVNSFDTWDMWVKGSYGNRDGSQYQASEWTSSETNSLLRKYNLADRDRTQVEARITHSPLESLTIDVGARYALDDYTDTVIGLTESKDTSYDANISYMITADLLATAFYNYQTIESEQAGSSNYSTPTWTGFIEDQVDVVGAGISYNNLLENKLRLGLDYTYSNSDSNTQVRQGITGDYGDYFAKVHNINLYAQYQATEKLALRFDYKIENYKDNDAANDIAVDGIWNVVGFGSNSHDYTAQMLMLSMSYKL; encoded by the coding sequence ATGAAATTTAAACTCAATTTGATCACTCTAGCGTTATTAGCCAACACAGGCTTGGCCGTCGCTGCTGATGGTTATGGTCTAGCGAATGCCAATACTGAAAAAGTGAAATTATCCGCATGGAGCTGTAAAGGCTGCGTCGTTGAAACGGGCACATCAGGCACTGTGGGTGTCGGTGTCGGTTATAACAGCGAAGAGGATATTCGCTCTGCCAATGCCTTTGGTACATCCAATGAAGTGGCGGGTAAATTTGATGCCGATTTAAACTTTAAAGGTGAAAAGGGTTATCGTGCCAGTGTTGATGCTTATCAACTCGGTATGGATGGCGGTCGCTTAGATGTCAATGCGGGCAAACAAGGCCAGTACAACGTCAATGTGAACTATCGCCAAATTGCTACCTACGACAGCAATAGCGCCCTATCGCCCTACGCGGGTATTGGTGGCAATAACCTCACGTTACCGGATAACTGGATAACAGCAGGTTCAAGCAACCAAATGCCACTCTTGATGGACAGCCTCAATGCCCTCGAACTCTCACTTAAACGTGAGCGCACGGGGTTGGGATTTGAATATCAAGGTGAATCCCTGTGGAGCACCTATGTTAACTACATGCGTGAAGAGAAAACCGGCTTAAAACAAGCCTCTGGTAGCTTCTTCAACCAATCGATGATGTTAGCAGAGCCGGTGGATTACACCACTGACACCATTGAAGCGGGTGTCAAACTCAAGGGTGATCGTTGGTTTACCGCACTCAGTTACAATGGGTCAATATTCAAAAACGAATACAACCAATTGGACTTTGAAAATGCTTTTAACCCCACCTTTGGTGCTCAAACCCAAGGTACGATGGCACTCGATCCGGATAACCAGTCACACACCGTGTCGCTGATGGGACAGTACAACGATGGCAGCAACGCACTGTCGGGTCGTATTCTGACCGGACAAATGAGCCAAGATCAGGCGTTAGTGACGGATAACTACCGTTATGCTAATCAGCTCAATACCGATGCCGTCGATGCCAAAGTCGATCTACTGGGTATGAACCTGAAAGTCGTTAGCAAAGTGAGCAATGATCTTCGCTTAACAGGTAGTTACGATTATTACGACCGTGACAATAATACCCAAGTAGAAGAATGGACTCAGATCAGCATCAACAATGTCAACGGTAAGGTGGCTTATAACACCCCTTACGATAATCGTACGCAACGCTTTAAAGTTGCCGCAGATTATCGCATTACCCGCGATATCAAACTCGATGGTGGTTATGACTTCAAACGTGACCAACGTGATTATCAAGACCGTGAAACCACGGATGAAAATACCGTTTGGGCCCGTTTACGTGTAAACAGCTTCGATACTTGGGACATGTGGGTAAAAGGCAGTTACGGTAACCGTGACGGCTCACAATACCAAGCGTCTGAATGGACCTCTTCTGAAACCAACAGCCTGTTACGTAAGTACAATCTGGCTGACCGTGACAGAACTCAAGTCGAAGCACGGATCACCCATTCGCCATTAGAAAGCCTGACTATCGATGTTGGTGCCCGTTACGCGTTAGATGATTATACCGATACTGTGATTGGATTAACTGAGTCAAAAGACACCAGTTATGATGCCAACATCAGTTATATGATCACCGCTGACTTACTGGCAACCGCCTTCTACAATTACCAAACCATTGAGTCTGAACAGGCGGGTAGCAGCAATTACAGCACCCCAACGTGGACAGGCTTTATAGAAGATCAGGTAGATGTGGTCGGTGCAGGTATCAGCTACAACAATCTGCTGGAGAACAAGTTACGCCTAGGACTGGACTACACCTATTCCAACTCCGACAGTAACACTCAAGTCAGACAAGGTATCACTGGCGACTATGGTGATTATTTTGCCAAAGTGCATAACATTAACTTATACGCTCAATATCAAGCCACCGAGAAACTCGCGCTGCGCTTCGATTACAAAATTGAGAACTATAAGGACAATGACGCCGCAAATGATATCGCCGTTGATGGCATTTGGAACGTCGTAGGTTTTGGTAGTAACAGCCATGACTACACCGCACAAATGCTGATGCTGAGCATGAGTTACAAACTCTAA
- a CDS encoding IS256-like element ISSod4 family transposase, which produces MTQPFNFEQALKDLQSGKSLTGKDSILGPLIKQLTEAALQAELEQHLAHDPQPNRKNGKTPKTIKHPSGNFELDAPRDRNGTFEPQLIKKNQTTLTDEIERKVLSMFSIGMSYRDINQHVEDMYGLNVSNATVSAITDKLIPELKAWQQRPLDSHYPIVWLDAIHYKVKEDGRYVSKAVYTLLALNMKGKKEILGLHLSENEGANYWLSVLADLNNRGVKDILIACVDGLTGFPEAIASIFPHTETQLCVIHQIRNSMKYVASKNQKAFMADLKPVYRAVSKEAAEMALDELEAKWGDAYPLVINSWRRKWHNLSHYFKYPEHIRKVIYTTNAVEAVHRQFRKLTKTKGAFPNENSLLKLLYAGILNASDKWTMPIHNWSLCLSQLAIYFEGRLDSVLEI; this is translated from the coding sequence ATGACCCAACCTTTTAACTTCGAACAAGCCCTTAAAGATCTGCAATCAGGTAAAAGCCTCACAGGTAAAGACAGCATTCTTGGCCCACTGATCAAGCAACTCACTGAAGCGGCTCTCCAGGCTGAGCTTGAGCAGCATTTAGCGCATGATCCTCAGCCTAATCGTAAAAATGGCAAAACCCCTAAGACCATTAAGCATCCGTCCGGTAACTTTGAGTTAGACGCGCCTAGAGACCGCAATGGCACCTTTGAGCCTCAGTTGATTAAGAAAAATCAAACTACACTAACCGATGAAATCGAACGTAAAGTGTTATCGATGTTCAGTATAGGTATGAGCTATCGCGATATTAATCAACATGTTGAAGATATGTATGGGCTCAATGTGTCTAACGCAACAGTAAGCGCCATCACCGACAAACTCATCCCCGAACTTAAAGCGTGGCAACAGCGCCCATTAGATAGCCATTATCCTATCGTTTGGCTTGATGCGATACATTATAAAGTCAAAGAGGATGGGCGTTACGTCAGTAAAGCCGTTTACACATTGTTAGCGCTTAATATGAAAGGAAAAAAGGAAATTTTAGGGCTTCACTTATCCGAAAATGAAGGCGCTAATTACTGGCTATCCGTACTGGCCGATCTTAATAATCGTGGTGTAAAAGATATTCTTATCGCCTGTGTTGACGGCTTGACCGGTTTCCCTGAGGCCATAGCCAGTATCTTCCCTCATACGGAAACACAGCTATGCGTTATCCACCAGATCCGCAACTCAATGAAGTATGTCGCCTCAAAAAATCAGAAAGCGTTTATGGCTGATTTAAAGCCTGTGTATCGAGCCGTGAGTAAAGAAGCCGCAGAGATGGCCTTGGACGAACTGGAGGCCAAATGGGGTGATGCTTATCCGTTGGTAATCAACTCTTGGCGTCGCAAATGGCATAATTTGTCCCATTATTTTAAGTACCCAGAACATATCAGGAAAGTGATTTACACGACCAATGCGGTTGAGGCTGTGCATCGCCAATTTAGAAAGCTCACCAAAACCAAAGGTGCATTTCCTAATGAAAATAGCTTGTTGAAGCTACTTTACGCAGGCATATTAAACGCCTCAGATAAATGGACTATGCCAATCCACAATTGGAGCCTTTGTTTATCTCAGTTAGCGATTTATTTTGAAGGACGTTTAGATAGCGTGCTAGAAATTTAA
- a CDS encoding glycerate kinase: MKIVIAPDSFKESLSALDVANAIEQGLMQVIPDCEIVKIPVADGGEGTVQSMVDATGGSIVSLEVMGPLGHKVNAHYGILGQQTAQQTQPIAVIEMASASGLHHVPREQRNPLLTTSYGTGELICDALNRGIKHIIVGLGGSATNDGGAGMAQALGILLLDKHGKSLSAGGAALAKLANIDMSNAHPLLKECTFEVACDVDNPLCGERGASAIFGPQKGATAEMVNTLDSALSHYADVIAQSGVTDHRHQAGAGAAGGMGLGVMAFLGAELRPGVEIVMQTVGLADKIRGADLVITGEGRIDGQTIFGKTPMGVLKQAQLQNIPTIGIAGCLGDNANAVLEQGMAAIFPIIPHLSPLDDVLANAKTNLINTARNIGAVLMLGQR; this comes from the coding sequence ATGAAGATAGTTATTGCCCCCGATTCCTTTAAAGAAAGCTTAAGCGCACTCGATGTGGCTAATGCGATCGAACAAGGCTTAATGCAAGTGATCCCTGACTGCGAGATTGTCAAAATTCCCGTCGCCGATGGTGGCGAAGGAACGGTGCAATCTATGGTCGATGCCACAGGCGGCAGCATTGTCAGCCTGGAGGTCATGGGGCCGCTTGGCCATAAGGTTAACGCCCATTATGGTATTTTGGGTCAACAAACCGCACAACAGACTCAGCCCATCGCGGTCATTGAAATGGCCTCCGCCTCAGGCTTACACCATGTGCCGCGGGAGCAACGTAACCCACTGCTCACGACCAGTTATGGTACGGGCGAACTGATTTGTGATGCGCTTAATCGGGGGATAAAGCACATTATTGTAGGACTAGGTGGCAGTGCAACTAACGATGGCGGCGCGGGAATGGCGCAGGCGCTGGGTATTTTACTGCTAGATAAACATGGTAAAAGCCTCAGTGCGGGCGGCGCGGCACTAGCGAAACTTGCCAATATCGATATGAGCAACGCCCATCCGTTACTGAAAGAATGCACCTTCGAAGTGGCCTGCGATGTCGATAATCCCCTTTGTGGCGAGCGTGGCGCCTCGGCGATTTTTGGGCCGCAAAAAGGTGCTACAGCAGAGATGGTCAACACATTAGACTCAGCCCTGAGTCACTATGCCGATGTGATCGCCCAAAGCGGTGTAACCGACCATCGCCACCAAGCTGGCGCGGGCGCTGCGGGCGGCATGGGGCTTGGCGTGATGGCCTTTTTAGGCGCAGAGCTTAGACCCGGTGTCGAGATTGTGATGCAAACAGTAGGACTGGCTGACAAAATTCGTGGCGCCGATCTTGTCATCACTGGCGAAGGCCGAATCGATGGCCAAACCATCTTTGGCAAAACCCCGATGGGCGTATTAAAGCAAGCGCAGTTGCAAAACATTCCGACTATCGGGATTGCCGGTTGCCTTGGCGATAATGCCAATGCCGTGCTCGAGCAAGGCATGGCGGCGATTTTCCCTATCATTCCACACTTAAGTCCACTGGACGATGTGCTGGCCAATGCCAAAACTAACCTTATCAATACCGCCCGCAATATTGGCGCAGTATTGATGCTGGGCCAGCGTTAA
- a CDS encoding uracil-DNA glycosylase family protein has translation MTALLTRVWACTLCQAELPFPPKPILQASSQARILIAGQAPGVKTHHKGIPFDDASGERLRAWLNVSREQFYDPALFAIVPMGFCFPGNIERKGKKQGDKPPRPECAATWHKALLALMPNIELVIVLGQYAMDYHLSRLLMDNMHKNRGFNSTPLAAAHTIGKATSNKKITLTQAVEQWPLYWPQLMVMPHPSPRNNLWLKQHPEFEQHLIPTLRSRISSLLT, from the coding sequence ATGACGGCGTTGTTAACGCGAGTATGGGCCTGCACCCTCTGCCAAGCCGAGTTGCCCTTCCCGCCCAAACCGATATTACAGGCGAGCAGCCAAGCACGAATTCTTATCGCAGGCCAAGCCCCCGGTGTAAAAACCCACCATAAGGGCATTCCCTTTGATGATGCCAGTGGTGAACGGCTTAGGGCTTGGCTAAATGTCAGTCGTGAGCAATTTTACGATCCCGCTCTGTTTGCCATAGTACCGATGGGATTTTGTTTTCCGGGCAATATTGAAAGAAAGGGGAAAAAGCAAGGCGATAAGCCGCCACGTCCAGAGTGCGCCGCAACCTGGCACAAAGCACTACTGGCGCTAATGCCAAATATAGAGCTAGTGATAGTACTCGGCCAATATGCCATGGATTACCACCTTTCTCGGCTGTTAATGGATAATATGCATAAAAACAGGGGATTCAATTCAACACCGTTAGCGGCAGCACATACCATAGGTAAGGCGACATCAAACAAAAAAATCACGCTTACCCAAGCCGTTGAGCAGTGGCCATTATATTGGCCTCAGTTAATGGTGATGCCCCACCCTAGCCCTCGAAATAATCTTTGGCTAAAACAACATCCCGAGTTTGAACAGCATCTTATTCCCACGTTAAGATCACGTATTAGCTCCTTATTAACCTAG